One genomic region from Jilunia laotingensis encodes:
- a CDS encoding GGGtGRT protein codes for MIREVKFESQDRRIKGIIEALNANGIKDIEEANAICEAAGVDPYKTCEETQPICFENAKWAYVVGAAIAIKKGCKNAADAAEAIGIGLQAFCIPGSVADDRKVGIGHGNLAAMLLREETKCFAFLAGHESFAAAEGAIKIAAKADKVRKEPLRCILNGLGKDAAQIISRINGFTYVQTQFDYYTGELKVVREIAYSDGPRAKVKCYGADDVREGVAIMWKEGVDVSITGNSTNPTRFQHPVAGTYKKERVLAGKPYFSVASGGGTGRTLHPDNMAAGPASYGMTDTMGRMHSDAQFAGSSSVPAHVEMMGFLGIGNNPMVGCTVACAVDVATALSK; via the coding sequence ATGATTAGAGAAGTAAAATTTGAAAGTCAGGACCGTCGTATCAAAGGTATCATCGAAGCCTTGAACGCTAACGGCATCAAAGACATCGAAGAAGCTAACGCCATTTGCGAAGCTGCCGGAGTTGATCCTTATAAAACGTGTGAAGAAACTCAGCCGATCTGCTTTGAAAATGCAAAGTGGGCTTACGTAGTAGGTGCTGCCATCGCAATCAAAAAAGGATGTAAAAATGCAGCTGATGCTGCCGAAGCCATTGGCATCGGTTTGCAGGCATTCTGCATTCCTGGTTCAGTAGCCGATGACCGTAAAGTGGGTATAGGTCATGGAAATCTTGCCGCAATGTTATTGCGTGAAGAAACAAAATGTTTTGCCTTCTTGGCTGGTCATGAATCATTCGCTGCTGCTGAAGGTGCAATCAAAATTGCTGCCAAAGCCGACAAAGTACGTAAAGAACCCTTACGTTGCATTTTGAACGGTCTTGGAAAGGACGCTGCTCAGATCATCTCTCGTATCAACGGCTTTACTTATGTTCAAACTCAGTTCGATTACTATACAGGTGAATTGAAAGTTGTTCGTGAGATCGCATATTCTGACGGCCCTCGTGCAAAAGTAAAATGTTACGGTGCCGACGATGTTCGCGAAGGTGTAGCCATCATGTGGAAAGAAGGTGTGGATGTATCTATCACTGGTAATTCTACTAACCCAACCCGTTTCCAGCATCCGGTTGCAGGTACCTACAAGAAAGAACGCGTTCTTGCAGGCAAGCCCTATTTCTCAGTAGCCTCTGGTGGTGGAACAGGCCGTACTCTTCACCCGGACAACATGGCTGCCGGCCCTGCTTCCTATGGTATGACAGACACTATGGGTCGTATGCACTCTGATGCACAGTTCGCTGGTTCTTCATCAGTTCCTGCTCACGTAGAAATGATGGGATTCTTAGGAATTGGCAACAACCCGATGGTAGGTTGTACTGTGGCTTGTGCGGTTGACGTAGCTACTGCACTCAGCAAATAA
- a CDS encoding DUF5131 family protein has translation MVTNAIVKKSMMWNLWHGCHKLSPGCKHCYVYRGDARRDVDSSIVTKTKNFDLPLCKKRNGEYKIPQGTLVYTCFTSDFFVEDADEWRDAAWNMIRQRSDLDFLMITKRIDRFKECLPADWEDGYDNVTICCTVENQACAAYRLPIYKTAPIKHKVIICEPLLEEIDLRPYAIGEWIEQVVAGGESGKEARECHFDWIMALREVCMESGAAFWFKQTGAKFVKDGRLFLVKRQFQHSQARKANINFSGSSQSEIVEITDC, from the coding sequence ATGGTTACAAATGCTATTGTTAAAAAGTCAATGATGTGGAACTTGTGGCACGGTTGCCACAAGCTGAGTCCAGGTTGTAAGCATTGCTATGTTTATCGTGGCGATGCCAGGCGGGATGTAGATAGTTCGATAGTGACAAAGACAAAGAATTTCGATTTACCCTTGTGCAAAAAACGTAATGGGGAATATAAAATTCCTCAGGGTACGCTGGTGTATACTTGCTTCACTTCCGATTTTTTTGTGGAAGATGCCGACGAGTGGCGCGATGCCGCATGGAATATGATACGTCAACGGAGTGATCTCGATTTCTTGATGATTACTAAGCGTATCGACCGTTTCAAAGAGTGCTTGCCGGCAGATTGGGAAGACGGTTATGATAACGTAACCATATGCTGTACGGTAGAGAACCAGGCCTGTGCCGCTTATCGCTTACCAATCTACAAAACAGCTCCGATTAAACATAAAGTCATTATTTGTGAACCACTCTTAGAGGAAATCGACCTTCGTCCCTATGCCATCGGTGAATGGATCGAGCAAGTGGTTGCAGGTGGTGAGTCAGGGAAAGAGGCTCGTGAATGTCATTTTGACTGGATAATGGCGCTTCGTGAGGTGTGTATGGAAAGTGGCGCTGCGTTTTGGTTTAAACAGACAGGGGCGAAGTTCGTTAAAGATGGCAGGTTGTTTCTTGTCAAAAGACAATTTCAGCATTCGCAGGCACGCAAGGCCAATATTAATTTCTCCGGATCGAGCCAATCAGAAATAGTGGAAATTACAGACTGCTGA
- a CDS encoding YczE/YyaS/YitT family protein, whose product MIMKEIVKKYSVFVMGLYFLAVGIVLIVRSALGTTPISSVNYVLSLNSPLSLGTWTFIVNTLLIIGQFWLIRENKNRQDIIEILLQLPFSFIFSAFIDINMTLTNDLHPSGYGMSIALLLTGCIVQSVGVVLEIKPKVAMMSAEAFVKYASRRYHKEFGKFKVYFDITLVTLAVVLSLLFTQCIEGVREGSLIAACITGYIVSFLNRKIMTRKTLHKLLPILK is encoded by the coding sequence ATGATTATGAAAGAGATTGTGAAAAAATACTCTGTATTTGTAATGGGACTTTATTTCCTGGCTGTAGGCATTGTCCTGATTGTACGGTCTGCATTAGGAACCACTCCCATTTCCAGTGTAAATTATGTTTTGAGCCTTAACAGCCCTTTATCATTGGGTACATGGACTTTTATTGTGAACACATTATTAATTATCGGACAATTCTGGCTTATCAGGGAAAACAAGAATAGACAAGACATAATAGAAATTCTTCTTCAATTACCTTTCTCTTTCATTTTTTCGGCATTTATTGACATCAATATGACATTAACCAATGATTTGCATCCATCCGGCTATGGCATGTCAATAGCTTTATTACTCACAGGATGTATTGTGCAATCTGTCGGTGTGGTACTTGAAATCAAACCTAAAGTAGCAATGATGAGTGCCGAAGCATTTGTGAAATATGCATCTCGTCGTTATCATAAGGAGTTTGGAAAGTTCAAGGTTTATTTTGATATTACCTTGGTCACATTGGCAGTTGTACTTTCCCTCCTTTTCACCCAATGTATAGAAGGAGTCCGTGAAGGTTCACTTATAGCAGCATGCATTACTGGATATATTGTCAGTTTTCTTAATCGGAAAATAATGACAAGGAAGACATTGCATAAATTACTTCCCATTTTAAAATAA
- a CDS encoding tetratricopeptide repeat protein has translation MNKRIFILCNILLLLIVSLPLLADDMLNYEELAKLPASDLLQHGDAHMKLNHTDTAMGYYIILAGKYNTAMDKSDKYLCAMACNSAAQIFHQKDNYSKAFELYLKGVQICERNNFSDLLAEFYKNIGNLYSTFQDFQQAINCYKKGLEFARETGNTKTEIKLLMNLSGISCYADLTDEAKIYYDEMMKFAGKDTLIEYFGYLNKALILANEKKYEASIKCYEQSAAYATKMHLAPRFTGSVYGELAKLYEKIGQTDSAIHYCHLNTDYSEEHNIMYMLVESLKSLATLYEKTGDKKNALLYKSRYLAVSDSLFSMNEFNKMKNTQFIYEMDKNYQKIASLTTDKEQKDIQIKTQRKFLFIISGSLLVFIIMLILVYTHKRRLHHAYKDLFNRNNELLQSEQENKKLRIEYENKLIEERTKNAQLTITMGKAPTPEKNDKTGSLEKENEKAEETTGDSDEIKLYSANKLTEEQKENLLHAIKKVMDNPAEFCDCEFSLERLAALIGSNSRYVSLIINETYNKNFRAFINEYRIKEAQLRLMNTSQYGNYTIKAIAESVGYKSHTNFIIIFKKITGITPSIYQKIAKEKE, from the coding sequence ATGAATAAAAGAATATTTATACTTTGTAATATATTACTATTGTTAATTGTCAGCCTTCCGTTACTTGCTGATGACATGCTCAATTACGAGGAATTGGCAAAGCTACCCGCATCCGATTTGTTACAACATGGAGATGCCCACATGAAACTCAACCACACAGACACAGCTATGGGGTATTACATCATATTGGCAGGAAAATATAACACCGCGATGGATAAATCAGATAAATATCTATGTGCGATGGCTTGTAACTCGGCAGCACAAATATTTCACCAAAAAGATAATTATTCGAAAGCTTTTGAATTATATCTAAAAGGAGTACAAATCTGTGAAAGGAACAACTTTAGCGATCTTTTGGCAGAGTTTTATAAAAACATAGGAAATTTATATAGCACATTTCAAGATTTCCAGCAAGCAATTAATTGCTACAAGAAAGGGTTGGAATTTGCCAGAGAAACCGGTAATACCAAAACAGAAATCAAACTACTAATGAACCTATCAGGTATCTCCTGTTATGCGGATTTAACCGATGAAGCAAAAATTTATTATGATGAAATGATGAAATTTGCAGGAAAAGATACTTTAATTGAATATTTTGGTTACTTGAACAAAGCCCTCATACTTGCTAATGAGAAAAAATATGAAGCATCCATTAAGTGTTATGAGCAATCGGCAGCTTATGCCACTAAAATGCATCTAGCCCCCCGGTTTACCGGATCGGTATATGGAGAATTAGCCAAGCTATATGAGAAGATCGGACAAACTGATTCTGCTATTCATTACTGTCATCTGAATACTGATTATTCTGAGGAACACAACATCATGTACATGCTGGTCGAAAGTCTCAAAAGCCTTGCTACCCTCTATGAAAAAACAGGCGACAAAAAGAATGCCCTCCTGTATAAAAGCCGTTATTTAGCCGTTTCGGACTCTCTTTTTAGCATGAATGAATTCAACAAAATGAAAAACACCCAGTTCATTTATGAAATGGACAAGAACTATCAAAAAATAGCTTCCCTTACCACTGATAAAGAACAAAAAGATATCCAGATAAAAACACAACGGAAATTCTTATTCATCATTTCCGGAAGTCTGCTTGTATTTATAATCATGCTGATTTTAGTTTATACACACAAAAGAAGATTGCATCATGCATATAAAGACTTATTTAATCGAAATAACGAACTGCTTCAATCGGAGCAGGAAAACAAGAAACTTAGAATAGAATATGAGAATAAGCTAATTGAAGAACGTACAAAAAATGCACAATTAACTATCACTATGGGAAAAGCACCAACTCCTGAAAAGAACGATAAAACAGGAAGCCTAGAAAAGGAAAATGAGAAAGCAGAAGAGACAACCGGTGATAGTGATGAGATAAAATTATATTCCGCCAATAAACTCACTGAAGAACAAAAAGAGAATCTTCTCCACGCCATCAAAAAGGTCATGGATAATCCTGCCGAATTTTGCGACTGCGAATTCAGCCTTGAACGTCTTGCCGCACTCATCGGATCGAACTCCCGCTATGTATCACTTATCATCAATGAGACCTATAATAAAAACTTTCGAGCTTTCATTAACGAATATCGAATAAAAGAGGCACAACTCAGATTGATGAACACATCCCAATATGGTAATTACACGATCAAAGCTATCGCAGAAAGTGTAGGTTATAAATCACATACGAACTTTATCATCATATTTAAAAAGATCACAGGCATCACTCCTTCCATTTATCAAAAGATAGCAAAAGAGAAAGAATAG
- a CDS encoding alpha-2-macroglobulin family protein yields MKRTISIPVFFSMLLMIIISMNSCAGCQKEVIPSSEYAPYVNAYTGGVISSSSPIRIELTHDQPVVDLNNELKDNPFHFSPSLKGKAYWVSNNCIEFLPEEGELKPGTLYEASFKLGNFVKVEKRLKEFNFSFRVQEKNFALALEPLDITAAAPDYASVKGEIRFSDVISDVIDNAHVEKILSVSGNGSTSLPISIEATGNPARYAFTINRIPRAEKDYELEIKLDGKPVGIDRKLTENLIIPAKNVFRFMSAQRIEQPENGIQLSFSDPVSDTQDLKGLIEIPELSTYTFQVVNDKVNVYFEPTKANTLTVRIYEGVKNMQGKRLGISHSVSFSQPKLKPQVELQTQAAILPDSKNLIIPFRAVNLYAVDLNVIRVFESNVLMFMQTNTLSSANELRRSGRLVYKKTLRLDQDPSKDIHGWEDYSIDLSGLINQQPGAIYRIILSFKQAYSAYPCGDEEKELQISGSDGLTKISSEQLSEEDEAIWNTPEAYYYYQNIDALDWRQYRWEERDNPCHPSYYMGSDRVASCNVLASNLGMTVKRNSANTIWVTVNNILDTTPTDKAVVTAYNFQLQPVGKAVTDDNGFAVIESKGVPFIVVAESGQQKAYVRVVDGEEESVSRFDTGGKEIRKGLKGFIYGERGVWRPGDTLHLSFMLEDRNKRIPDKHPVALEIYNPRGQFYNKMISTNGVKGLYTFAVPTKPEDPTGLWNAYIKVGGTAFHKSLRIETVKPNRLKINLQLPGKVLDASDKEVRANLSSSWLTGAKAPGLKTKVEMSLSKVNTQFKNYGQYIFNNPATEFTSSRLDIFNGTLDNNGNVSFTFKLPDAKNAPGLLQANITSRVFEQGGDASIHTMSVPYSPFSSYVGINLNQPKNRYIETDKDHVFDIVTVNPEGKPVDRSALEYKIYRIDWSWWWEDSQESFETYVNSSSYTPVATGKLRTVNGKTSFKFRVDYPGWGRYLVYVKDMESGHATGGTVFIDWPESRGRSNKSDPSGIKMLTFSLDKDSYQTGETVTAILPASAGGRALVSLENGSTVLQREWIEVSGKKDTKYQFKVTPEMAPNVYLHVTLLQPHAQTVNDLPIRMYGVMPVLVTDKGTVLEPQIRMPEVLRPETEFSVTVSEKQGKPMTYTLAIVDDGLLDLTNFKTPDPWNEFYAREALGIRTWDMYDDVLGAYAGSYGSLFSTGGDETLKPADTKANRFKPVVRYIGPFSIGKGQNRTHRITLPMYVGSVRTMVVAGENGAYGKAEKTTPVRTPLMILSTLPRVLSTGEEIKLPVNVFAMEKEVKDVKVSVTVKGGLQVTDSPTQSVTFARPGDQMVYFRLKTGNKSGKATIRIVAEGGGKKFTETVEIEIRNPNPVVTLRESKWLDSGKTAELTYRIENTSSENSVKLEVSRIPSVDISRRFDFLYNYQHYCTEQLTSKALPLLFIGQFKAMDETETNRTKTNVQEAIKQLYGRQLPNGGFIYWPGQASADEWITSYTGMFLILAQEKGYAVNANVLNKWKRFQRAASQNWRTPHENTYYNWQSDVQQAFRLYTLALAGAPEYGAMNRMKEMQQNLSLQAKWRLAAAYALTGKIKAANEIVYNAQTTVKPYSSSEGNYIYGSYDRDESMILETLLLMNRDREAFAQAQQISRHLSQEEWFSTQSTAFALMAMGRLAEKLSGTLDFTWSLQGKQQPAVKSAKAVFEKALPVKPGEGTVTVSNNGKGVLNIDLITRTQLLKDTLPAIANNLRIDVKYTDLNGASLNIGELKQGTDFTATVTVANISGTTDYSNLALTHIIPSGWEIYNERMIIDPEQAGSADSNNTYTYRNIRDDRVLTYFNLNKGQYKTFTIRLQASYAGTFILPAIQCEAMYDPVVQARTRAGKTVVKSASN; encoded by the coding sequence ATGAAACGGACTATATCTATCCCGGTTTTCTTTTCAATGCTCCTGATGATCATCATTAGCATGAATTCCTGTGCAGGCTGTCAGAAAGAAGTCATACCTTCCTCCGAGTATGCGCCTTATGTAAATGCTTATACGGGAGGAGTCATATCATCATCCTCTCCCATACGCATAGAATTGACTCACGATCAGCCGGTGGTAGATCTGAATAATGAACTAAAAGACAATCCCTTCCACTTCTCGCCTTCACTGAAAGGGAAGGCGTACTGGGTCAGCAATAACTGCATCGAATTTCTACCGGAAGAGGGAGAATTAAAGCCGGGAACCTTGTATGAAGCCTCTTTCAAATTAGGAAATTTCGTGAAGGTGGAAAAGCGGTTGAAAGAGTTCAATTTTTCTTTCCGGGTACAAGAGAAAAACTTCGCCCTCGCTCTGGAACCTCTGGATATAACAGCGGCAGCCCCCGACTATGCATCCGTAAAAGGTGAGATCCGATTCAGTGATGTCATAAGTGATGTCATAGATAATGCCCATGTAGAGAAAATCCTGTCGGTTTCAGGGAACGGTTCCACCTCGTTGCCCATTTCCATAGAGGCAACCGGTAATCCTGCACGTTATGCTTTTACAATCAACCGTATTCCAAGAGCAGAGAAAGACTATGAACTAGAAATAAAGCTGGATGGTAAACCTGTCGGTATCGACCGGAAGTTGACAGAGAATCTTATCATCCCAGCGAAAAATGTATTCCGTTTCATGTCTGCACAACGGATCGAGCAACCGGAAAACGGGATACAACTTTCCTTCTCCGATCCCGTATCAGACACACAAGACCTGAAAGGATTGATCGAAATACCCGAGCTTTCAACTTATACATTTCAAGTTGTGAATGACAAGGTGAACGTATATTTTGAACCTACCAAAGCAAATACATTGACCGTGCGCATTTACGAAGGAGTAAAAAACATGCAGGGAAAACGTCTGGGCATCTCCCATTCGGTCTCTTTCAGCCAACCCAAATTGAAACCGCAGGTTGAATTACAAACACAAGCCGCCATCCTCCCCGACTCTAAAAACCTGATCATACCTTTCCGGGCTGTTAATCTGTATGCCGTAGATTTAAATGTGATCCGTGTTTTTGAGAGCAACGTGCTGATGTTCATGCAAACAAACACACTCTCCTCCGCCAATGAATTGAGACGTTCGGGAAGACTGGTCTACAAAAAGACACTCCGTTTGGATCAGGATCCCTCAAAAGACATTCATGGCTGGGAAGATTATTCCATCGACCTTTCCGGTCTGATCAATCAGCAACCGGGAGCTATTTACCGGATCATTCTCTCTTTTAAACAGGCATACTCAGCCTATCCTTGCGGGGATGAAGAGAAAGAGCTGCAAATTTCCGGTTCCGACGGCTTAACGAAAATCTCTTCGGAACAATTATCGGAAGAAGACGAAGCAATCTGGAATACACCGGAAGCTTATTATTATTATCAAAATATCGATGCACTGGACTGGAGGCAATATCGCTGGGAAGAGCGTGACAATCCTTGCCACCCGTCTTATTATATGGGTTCCGACCGGGTTGCTTCCTGTAATGTATTGGCCTCAAACCTGGGAATGACCGTAAAACGAAATTCAGCAAATACGATATGGGTCACAGTCAACAATATCCTTGACACAACCCCCACTGACAAAGCCGTGGTAACCGCCTACAACTTCCAACTTCAACCGGTAGGCAAAGCAGTAACCGATGACAATGGTTTTGCAGTCATAGAATCAAAAGGAGTACCTTTTATCGTCGTAGCCGAATCCGGGCAACAAAAAGCATATGTCCGGGTAGTAGACGGAGAGGAAGAATCCGTCAGCCGCTTCGACACAGGAGGAAAAGAGATCCGGAAAGGACTGAAAGGGTTCATTTACGGAGAAAGAGGTGTCTGGCGACCCGGAGACACGCTTCACCTATCGTTCATGCTTGAAGACCGTAACAAGCGGATTCCCGACAAACATCCGGTAGCACTGGAAATTTACAATCCGAGAGGTCAATTCTACAATAAAATGATCTCAACCAACGGGGTGAAAGGATTGTATACCTTTGCCGTACCCACCAAACCGGAAGACCCCACAGGACTTTGGAATGCTTATATCAAAGTGGGAGGAACAGCCTTCCATAAATCATTGCGCATAGAAACCGTGAAGCCGAACCGGTTGAAAATCAACCTCCAGTTACCCGGAAAAGTATTGGATGCTTCGGATAAGGAAGTACGCGCCAACTTATCGTCTTCCTGGTTGACAGGTGCCAAAGCACCGGGACTGAAAACAAAAGTGGAAATGTCACTGTCCAAAGTCAATACGCAATTCAAGAATTACGGACAGTACATATTCAATAATCCGGCAACGGAATTTACCTCTTCCCGTCTGGATATATTCAACGGCACGCTGGACAACAACGGGAATGTTTCATTTACATTCAAACTGCCGGATGCCAAAAATGCACCGGGATTGTTACAGGCAAACATCACTTCCCGCGTATTTGAACAAGGAGGAGATGCCAGTATCCATACGATGAGCGTTCCTTATTCTCCATTCAGTTCCTATGTCGGGATCAATCTCAACCAACCGAAGAACCGATACATCGAAACAGACAAAGATCATGTATTCGATATTGTTACCGTCAATCCGGAAGGCAAACCAGTGGATCGTTCCGCCCTAGAATACAAAATATACCGCATCGATTGGAGTTGGTGGTGGGAAGATTCTCAGGAATCTTTCGAGACTTATGTCAATAGCAGTTCTTATACGCCGGTAGCCACCGGAAAGCTACGCACGGTGAATGGGAAGACAAGTTTCAAATTCCGGGTCGACTATCCGGGTTGGGGACGCTATCTGGTTTATGTCAAAGATATGGAAAGCGGTCATGCAACGGGTGGAACGGTCTTTATAGACTGGCCTGAATCGCGCGGCCGTTCCAATAAATCCGATCCGAGCGGTATCAAGATGCTGACTTTCTCGTTAGACAAGGATTCCTATCAAACCGGTGAAACCGTTACCGCCATTCTTCCCGCATCTGCCGGTGGAAGAGCGCTGGTTTCATTAGAAAACGGATCGACCGTACTGCAACGCGAATGGATAGAAGTTTCCGGAAAGAAAGATACCAAATACCAGTTTAAAGTTACCCCGGAAATGGCTCCGAATGTTTACCTGCATGTAACGTTATTGCAACCTCATGCACAGACGGTCAACGATCTTCCCATCCGCATGTATGGCGTGATGCCGGTGCTTGTCACCGACAAAGGTACGGTACTTGAGCCACAAATACGGATGCCTGAGGTATTACGTCCGGAAACAGAATTTAGTGTGACAGTCAGCGAGAAACAAGGAAAACCGATGACTTACACTTTGGCTATCGTAGATGACGGATTGCTCGACTTGACGAACTTCAAAACGCCTGATCCCTGGAACGAATTCTACGCCCGGGAAGCATTGGGCATCCGCACCTGGGATATGTATGATGATGTGTTGGGTGCATATGCAGGGAGTTACGGTTCCCTATTCAGTACCGGTGGGGATGAAACCTTGAAACCGGCAGATACCAAAGCCAATCGTTTCAAACCCGTTGTACGCTACATCGGCCCGTTCAGCATAGGAAAAGGACAAAACCGGACGCATCGCATTACCTTACCGATGTATGTCGGCTCGGTACGTACCATGGTGGTAGCGGGTGAGAACGGTGCTTATGGAAAAGCGGAAAAGACAACGCCGGTACGTACACCTTTAATGATTCTTTCGACTCTCCCCCGCGTCCTCAGCACCGGAGAGGAGATTAAACTTCCGGTCAATGTATTTGCTATGGAGAAGGAAGTAAAGGACGTGAAAGTATCCGTCACCGTAAAAGGCGGTTTACAGGTTACGGACAGCCCTACCCAATCCGTAACTTTCGCCCGACCGGGCGACCAAATGGTTTATTTCCGCCTCAAGACGGGAAATAAGAGTGGAAAAGCCACTATCCGGATTGTAGCCGAAGGAGGTGGAAAGAAATTCACTGAAACAGTAGAAATAGAAATACGTAACCCGAATCCGGTAGTTACCCTTCGTGAAAGCAAATGGCTGGATAGCGGTAAGACAGCGGAATTGACCTATCGGATCGAGAACACTTCTTCGGAAAACAGTGTCAAACTGGAGGTATCACGCATCCCATCGGTAGATATCAGCCGCCGGTTCGATTTCTTATACAACTATCAGCATTATTGCACGGAACAATTGACATCCAAAGCTCTCCCTCTGTTGTTCATCGGGCAATTCAAAGCAATGGATGAAACTGAAACAAACCGTACAAAAACAAATGTCCAAGAGGCTATCAAACAGCTTTACGGCCGCCAACTTCCAAATGGAGGATTCATCTATTGGCCGGGGCAAGCCTCAGCTGACGAATGGATCACATCGTATACAGGAATGTTCCTTATATTGGCACAGGAAAAGGGTTATGCCGTGAATGCCAATGTGCTGAACAAATGGAAACGGTTCCAACGGGCAGCTTCGCAAAACTGGCGTACTCCTCATGAGAATACCTATTATAATTGGCAATCGGATGTACAACAAGCATTCCGCCTTTATACACTGGCATTGGCAGGGGCACCGGAATACGGGGCAATGAACCGTATGAAAGAGATGCAACAAAATCTGTCGCTGCAAGCCAAATGGAGACTGGCAGCCGCCTATGCGCTGACCGGAAAAATAAAAGCGGCCAACGAAATAGTGTACAATGCACAAACCACCGTCAAGCCGTATTCCTCTTCCGAAGGAAATTACATATACGGTTCCTATGACCGGGATGAATCGATGATTCTGGAAACTTTGTTGTTAATGAACCGCGACCGGGAAGCGTTTGCACAAGCACAGCAAATCTCCCGTCATCTTTCGCAAGAAGAGTGGTTCAGTACCCAATCTACCGCTTTTGCCTTAATGGCGATGGGACGGCTGGCTGAAAAGTTATCAGGAACTCTTGATTTCACCTGGTCTCTGCAAGGAAAACAGCAACCCGCGGTAAAGTCGGCGAAAGCTGTATTTGAAAAAGCATTGCCGGTGAAACCGGGTGAAGGTACAGTGACTGTCAGCAATAATGGCAAAGGAGTTTTGA